Below is a window of Streptomyces sp. NBC_01429 DNA.
TGAGCGTGGCCGTCGCACCGCTCGCCATCCCGGAGAACCAGGCGGTGGCGCCCCGCACCGGCAGGACCGGCACGGCGCGGGCCATCCGGTCCGCGCACGCCACGCGCGGCGCGCTGCCCGAGCGCAGGCCGCGCATCGGATGGACGGAGTTGCCGAGCAGGATCAGGAACGAGTCGGTCGTCGGATCGAGCACCAGGGAGGTCCCGGTGAAGCCGGTGTGGCCGGCCGTGCGCGGCGTGGCCATCGCGCCCATGTACCAGCGCCGGCACAGCTCGAAGCCCAGCCCGTGCGGCTCACCGGGGAACGCGCCGTTGAAGTCGGTGAACATCAGCTCCACCGACTCGGGGCGCAGGATCCTCGCCGCGCCGTACGCGCCGCCGTTCAGGAGCGTACGGGCGAGGACCGCAAGGTCCCGGGCGGTGGAGAAGACGCCCGCGTGGCCCGCGACCCCGCCCAGCGCGTACGCGTTCTCGTCGTGCACCTCGCCCCGCACCGGCCCCCGGTCGAGCCCCGACCACGGCGGGCGCGCGTCCTCGGTGGCGGCGATGAACGGCCGCCAGGAGAGCGGCGGGTTGTAGCGCGTGCGGCGCATCCCGAGCGGAGCCGTGATCTCGTCGTGGAGCAGGGCGTCCAGCGGGCGTGCGGTGATCCGCTCCAGGAGCAGCTGTACGGCGATGAGATTGAGGTCCGAGTAGAGACAGACCGTGCCCGGCGGGTGCGCCGGAGCCTCGTTCCACAGCATCCGCAGCTTCCCCTCCCGGGTCGGCTCGGTGTACAGCGGCAGCCAGGCACGCAGCCCGGAGGTATGGGTCAGCAACTGCCGCACCGTGATGTCCCGCTTGCCAGCGCCCCCGAACTCCGGCAGATACGAGGCGACGCGCGCCGCCGGCTCCAGCTCGCCCCGCTCGATCCGCCGCACCGCCAGGATCGAGGTGAACAGCTTGGAGAGGGAGGCCAGGTCGAAGACCGTGTCCTCGGCCATCGCCAGCTGCCGCCCGGCCGGCAGCTCCACGGCCCTGCCGGTCCGCTCGTCGTACCCCGCGTACCGCACGGCGCTGCCGATCGCGCGGTGCAGAGCCACCGTCCGGCCCCGCCCGGCGAGCAGCACCGCGCCCGCGTACCAGGGATGGACGGGGGAGGGGCCCAGGAAGGCGGCCGCCTCGTCGACCAGCCGCTCCAGCTGCCCGGCGATCAGCCCCGCGCTCCCGGCGGAGCCGTACCGCAGGGTGGGCGCCGTCCCGTCCGTCTCGTCCTCCGCCATCAGCCGTCCCCTCCTCGCGCACGGTACCGAACACCCCTCCCGCTCCAGCGGATACCACAGCGGAACTGAGCACGCGTCAAGGACCGCCGCCCCCTACCGGCGTCCGGCTCAGCCCACCGCGCGCACCCGGGCGACCTCTGGCAGCGTGTGAGCATGGCTACGCGCATCGGCATCAGGTCACTGACCTCCCAGTGGACCGTGGTGGTGCCACTGCTCGCGGTGGTGGCGCTCGTGCTCAGCTGGGGGCGCAGCCTGCCGGGCTTCGCCGTCGGTCTGGTCGCGCTCTGCCTCGCCGGCGCGGTGCTCGCGGCGGTGCACCACGCCGAGGTGATCGCGCACCGGGTGGGGGAGCCGTTCGGCTCGCTGGTGCTCGCCGTCGCCGTCACGGTCATCGAGGTGGCGCTCATCGTCACCCTCATGATCGACGGCGGTGACAAGATCGCCTCGCTGGCCCGCGACACCGTCTTCGCCGCCGTCATGATCACCTGCAACGGCATCCTCGGACTGTGTCTGCTGGTCGGCGCGGTCCGCAGCAGAATCGCCGTGTTCAACCCCGAGGGCACCGGCACCGCGCTCGCCACCGTCGCGACACTGGCCACCCTCACCCTGGTGCTCCCCACCTTCACCACCAGCAAGCCGGGCCCCCAGTTCTCCCCGGCCCAACTGGGCTTCGCGGCCGTCGCCTCGCTCGGCCTGTGGGGGCTGTTCGTCGCCGTGCAGACCGTGCGGCACCGGGACTACTTTCTGCCCGTCACCCAGGAGGGCGATCTGCGGGAGGACGATTCGCACGCCCCACCGCCCACTCGCCGGGCCACTCTGCTGAGCCTGGTGATGCTCCTGGTGGCGCTGATCGCGGTCGTGGGGGACGCGAAGGCGGTCTCCCCGACCATCGAATCGGCGGTGGACTCGGCCGGGCTGCCCCAGGCCGTGGTCGGGGTCGTCATCGCACTGCTGGTG
It encodes the following:
- a CDS encoding serine hydrolase translates to MAEDETDGTAPTLRYGSAGSAGLIAGQLERLVDEAAAFLGPSPVHPWYAGAVLLAGRGRTVALHRAIGSAVRYAGYDERTGRAVELPAGRQLAMAEDTVFDLASLSKLFTSILAVRRIERGELEPAARVASYLPEFGGAGKRDITVRQLLTHTSGLRAWLPLYTEPTREGKLRMLWNEAPAHPPGTVCLYSDLNLIAVQLLLERITARPLDALLHDEITAPLGMRRTRYNPPLSWRPFIAATEDARPPWSGLDRGPVRGEVHDENAYALGGVAGHAGVFSTARDLAVLARTLLNGGAYGAARILRPESVELMFTDFNGAFPGEPHGLGFELCRRWYMGAMATPRTAGHTGFTGTSLVLDPTTDSFLILLGNSVHPMRGLRSGSAPRVACADRMARAVPVLPVRGATAWFSGMASGATATLTLPEMDPGPGRGRLSCALWWDTVPDRGTLFLEMSVDAGGGWRPVPFTTVRPGHDPLRRPAGSVTGWSGRVWHRVTADLPARRDAAALRLRWRYATSGPYTGRGVYVDDLRIEGDDGRTVFDESRRRDSARLHADGWSASPD
- a CDS encoding calcium:proton antiporter, with product MATRIGIRSLTSQWTVVVPLLAVVALVLSWGRSLPGFAVGLVALCLAGAVLAAVHHAEVIAHRVGEPFGSLVLAVAVTVIEVALIVTLMIDGGDKIASLARDTVFAAVMITCNGILGLCLLVGAVRSRIAVFNPEGTGTALATVATLATLTLVLPTFTTSKPGPQFSPAQLGFAAVASLGLWGLFVAVQTVRHRDYFLPVTQEGDLREDDSHAPPPTRRATLLSLVMLLVALIAVVGDAKAVSPTIESAVDSAGLPQAVVGVVIALLVLLPETIAAVRSARRERVQTSLNLALGSAMASIGLTIPAIALATIWLEGPLVLGLDATHMVLLALTVVVGALTVAPGRATLLQGGVHLGIFAAFVFLAISP